In a genomic window of Helianthus annuus cultivar XRQ/B chromosome 10, HanXRQr2.0-SUNRISE, whole genome shotgun sequence:
- the LOC110880937 gene encoding uncharacterized protein LOC110880937, which translates to MIQNESLENDKATRLLKSIVFDKQKEINFHLDTIASLEKELDLTKIENERIDKKLMSYVASSYVIDQIVPKQSDATLVFNSVIKTIVDQVLDEESDNSEFEIVKTHFENSISDSEEDGNFLDRYIPKSDKVVNDDSIIVVYTMSGTDKLYSDFEYPLQNTRIENVEKVFKLVEIDISEVNNNTFFSKPKKSFVTQQPNNSGKKGSVGNHGQNKRQGNNLKKKGVGFEKKMAKNEVKPKERLEEMFVAGKSTVEEKEYIFSQKAIDDFNATKKLRDESYKSTFVEYDKRICYCCSEIGHMAKQCMKRIENPVLKKPRLKTPTDNKGKKPMVSPVRILKRGESLKSEEEPKSTFENGESSKTHKTSKIYPKMKIFESQSWVEKSKQSVEVKKMENVLKTKPKVFENDVDKLKFELDKLLEEFPPIKKEDLKPKVKTDVLNVIFNIPEVDVTCDIVFSSVSTVKKSWPSLFG; encoded by the exons ATGATTCAAAATGAGAGTCTTGAAAACGATAAAGCCACAAGATTGTTAAAATCAATAGTTTTTGATAAACAAAAAGAAATCAACTTTCATTTGGACACGATTGCTTCATTGGAAAAGGAATTAGATTTAACAaaaattgagaatgaaagaattgatAAAAAGTTGATGAGTTATGTTGCATCTTCTTATGTGATTGATCAGATTGTCCCAAAACAATCAGATGCAACACTTGTCTTtaacagt GTGATCAAGACCATTGttgaccaagtgttagacgaagagAGTGATAACTCAGAGTTTGAGATTGTGAAAACACATTTTGAGAACTCCATTTCTGATTCTGAAGAAGATGGTAACTTCTTAGACAGGTATATACCAAAATCAGACAAAGTCGTGAATGATGATTCGATCATTGTGGTTTACACAATGAGcggaactgacaaactttattctGATTTTGAGTATCCGCTTCAAAATACAAGAATTGAGAATGTTGAAAAGGTGTTTAAATTGGTCGAGATTGACATTTCAGAAGTGAACAACAACACATttttttcaaaacctaaaaagtCTTTTGTAACTCAACAACCTAACAACTCTGGAAAGAAAGGGTCGGTGGGTAATCATGGTCAGAACAAAAGACAGGgtaacaacttgaaaaagaaaggtGTTGGTTTTGAAAAGAAGATGGCAAAAAATGAGGTTAAACCAAAGGAAAGGTTAGAAGAGATGTTTGTTGCTGGTAAGAGTACTGTTGAGGAAAAAGAGTATATTTTCAGTCAAAAAGCCATTGATGATTTCAATGCAACGAAGAAATTGAGAGATGAGTCATacaaatcaacttttgtcgaatatgacaaaagaatTTGTTATTGCTGCAGTGAAATTGGTCACATGGCCAAACAATGCATGAAAAGAATTGAAAACCCTGTTTTGAAAAAACCAAGACTTAAAACTCCAACTGATAACAAGGGTAAAAAACCCATGGTTTCCCCCGTTCGAATCTTGAAAAGAGGAGAATCCTTGAAGTCCGAAGAAGAGCCGAAATCAACCTTTGAGAATGGCGAATCTTCGAAAACTCATAAGACTTCAAAGATTTACCCGaagatgaaaatttttgaaagCCAATCATGGGTGGAAAAATCAAAACAGTCAGTTGAGGTTAAGAAGAtggaaaatgttttgaaaactaAACCAAAAGTCTTTGAAAATGATGTGGATAAACTTAAATTTGAACTTGATAAACTACTTGAAGAGTTTCCACCGATTAAGAAGGAAGATTTAAAACCAAAAGTCAAAACTGATGTTCTAAATGTCATTTTTAACATTCCGGAAGTTGATGTGACATGTGATATAGTGTTTAGTAGTGTTTCAACTGTAAAGAAATCATGGCCCTCATTGTTTGGATGA